AGACCATCACGCTCGCCACACAGAAGAGAATCTGGGTGATTCTTAGCTTTAAGTTTAAAAGCGCTTTGCGAAGAGCCAGCCACATAAATTGGGCCGGCTCCCACAGAGAGCGCTTGGATTAATGTTGTCGAAGCACGAAGAACATCGATTACAACAAATGTGGCGCCTTCAAAATCTGATCTTTGAATGACGTCTAAATCGCAACGCGTGAATAAAACATCGACACGCATTAGCGGTGCGAGCCACCCTTGTATAACGGAGGTTTCTCGATAATGGCCTTGATAGGATGATTGCGAATTATAATTTGAATCTCTGTGCCGATCTTTGCAAATTCCTTTTTAACGTAGCCCATACCGACTCCCATGTCTAGAGAGGGTGAATGGGTCCCGCTTGTAACAACACCTATTTCATCTGCACCGATGACGATGGGATAGTTGTGTCTTGGGAAGCCTCGTTCAGCGAGTTTAAAACATATCAGTTTACGTCCGATACCCTTTGTTTTAATGTCGATAAGTGCATCGCGTCCAATAAAGTTGCCCTTTTCGAGTTTGATTATCCATCCTAGGTTAGCTTCCCATGGATTAGTCGTTTGGTCGATATCATTGCCATAAAGGGCGTATTTCATTTCAAGTCGAAGGCTATCTCGCGCGCCGAGACCTATAGGCTCAATATTGAATTCTGCGCCCGCCTGGACGAATTTTTTCCAAAGGTCGAGGCAGATGCTAGGTTCAAGATAAAGCTCGAAGCCATCCTCACCTGTGTAACCTGTGCGCGAAAAAAGGACATTGTCATGACCACCGATGTTAGCTCTTCCATTACAATAGAATTGCATTGCCTCGAGGTTGTAGTCTGTTAATTTTTGGAATATCTTTTGCGCATCAGGACCTTGAATAGCGAGAAGACCAATTTTTTCGGAGCGGTTCTCAAAAGTGAAATCAGGATTAGACGGAACATGATTGTTCAACCATTCCCAGTCCTTTTGAAGATTCGAAGCGTTGACTACGAGCATCCAGCTTTCCTCATCTAAGCGATAAATAAGAAGGTCATCGACTATCCCCCCGTTGTCGTAGCACATGGCGCTATATTGGCATTGGCCTATCCCCAAACTTGAGGGATCGTTAGTTGTTGTTTTTGAAATGAAATCAAGCGCACCCTTCCCCTCGAGAAAGAATTCCCCCATGTGGGAAAGATCGAAAAGCCCAGCACTTGCACGGACTCTAAGGTGCTCGGGAACGATCCCTTTGTAAAACATAGGCATTTTATAACCAGCAAAATCTACAATCTTGGCTCCAGCCTCGATGTGCTTTTGATAAAAGGGTGTTCTAACTATTGTCATATTTCCTCCAATGAAGTTTGTAATTATCAACTAATCATAATAACAAAGATTTATATTTGGTGCAATAGCATAATCTTAATTCTCACAAAGACCCGATGGGGCGCAACATGCCCAAAGGCTGGCGAAAAATGGGTTTTAGAAGTGCTGGAGTTACTTCGGCCTTTGGCTGATTAATTTTTTATGGACATTTATTTCCATGAAAAATTAATCTTGACGCCTTCGCGCATAATCATGCGAGGAAAAAATCTCAATATATTAGGCTAAGATGATTTAGATTTATATAAAAATAGATAAAGCATTCGTTTGATGGAGTTTTTTATTAATGGACCTTTTTTAGCGGGTTGTAATAGCTTATTAATAAATATAATACCGTAAAGATTAAAATTTCTATAATTTCAGTATTGACTGAAACAATCGAAATGTTTATACTTTTCTTGAAATAAAAATTCTCGATACACGGTGAAATAATGGAAAAGGAAAAGAAGTTCAAAAACAAAATCGAATATGTCGAGAACCTCGGAATTTTCTTCGAGAACCTCGGCCTTCCCCGAATGTCCGGGAAAATCTTCGCGTGGCTTCTGGTCTGCGACCCGCCATATCAAACAGCCGCTCAAATTGCAGAGGCGCTTCAGGCGAGCAGAGGCTCTCTGAGCACCAACCTAAGAATGCTTACGCAATTTAGTATGATCGAAAAAATCGCTAAACACGGCGAAAGATCGACCTATTATATCTCGCGTCCGGATTCGCTTATCAAGACGATGGTGACGAAAATCAAGTTCATTTCCGATCTAAAAAATCTATTTTGGGAGGGGATCGAACTTATGGCGGACGAACCTCCCGAATCGACCGAAAGGCTCGAGGGCGTCTATAAAGCGTATGATTTTATGGAAGCCGAGCTGGCGGGAGTAATCGAGCGTTATCAGACGAAAATTGCAAATGAAAAATAATTTTGAAGGAGAGCAAAATGAAAAGTCATCGCCAAATATATATTGCAGTGTTCATTATTCTCTGTTCGGTTTGCGTTTTTGCGGTAGAACACGATGTCGAGGATATAATCGCAAAGCAGGATGAGTTATATCGAAGCAGTAGCTCTTACTCGGTTATGGAGATGCAGATCGTCACGCCGCATTGGGAGAGGACGCTCGAGCTCGAAGCCTGGAGCGAGGGCATGGACAAGACGTTCATCGTTATTAATTCGCCGAAAAAGGAAAAGGGAACCGCGACTCTTCGAATAGACAACGAGATGTGGAATTATCTTCCTAAAACCGACAAGATAATGAAAATCCCGCCGTCTATGATGATGAGTTCGTGGATGGGCTCCGATTTCACCAACGACGACCTCGTCAAGGAAACGACGCTCGAGAAGGATTACGACTATAAAATTATCGAACCCGGAGATGCAGTCGAGGGCGAGGTTTATGTCGAGCTAATTCCGAAAGAAGACGCGCCGTCGGTTTGGGGCAAGATCATTTTCGCGGTTCGCGAGGGGGATTATTTGCCGTTGTGGGAGAAATTTTATGACGAAAAAGGCAACTTAAAACGCGTCATGAATTTCAAAGATATTAGAAATATCGGTGGAAGGGAGATACCGACGGTTATGGAACTCCTACCTCAAGACGAAGAAAAGCAGAGCACTATCATAAAATATATCGATGTGCAATTCGGCATCGAGTTCGGCGACGAGGTCTTCTCGCTCAGAAATCTCCAGAAAAAAAGGTAGATATGATCACCCGTCTCGCTTTCAGGAATATCTTCAGGCAAAGGCGAAG
This is a stretch of genomic DNA from bacterium. It encodes these proteins:
- a CDS encoding MarR family transcriptional regulator is translated as MEKEKKFKNKIEYVENLGIFFENLGLPRMSGKIFAWLLVCDPPYQTAAQIAEALQASRGSLSTNLRMLTQFSMIEKIAKHGERSTYYISRPDSLIKTMVTKIKFISDLKNLFWEGIELMADEPPESTERLEGVYKAYDFMEAELAGVIERYQTKIANEK
- a CDS encoding 2-phosphosulfolactate phosphatase; translated protein: MRVDVLFTRCDLDVIQRSDFEGATFVVIDVLRASTTLIQALSVGAGPIYVAGSSQSAFKLKAKNHPDSLLCGERDGL
- the gcvT gene encoding glycine cleavage system aminomethyltransferase GcvT; protein product: MTIVRTPFYQKHIEAGAKIVDFAGYKMPMFYKGIVPEHLRVRASAGLFDLSHMGEFFLEGKGALDFISKTTTNDPSSLGIGQCQYSAMCYDNGGIVDDLLIYRLDEESWMLVVNASNLQKDWEWLNNHVPSNPDFTFENRSEKIGLLAIQGPDAQKIFQKLTDYNLEAMQFYCNGRANIGGHDNVLFSRTGYTGEDGFELYLEPSICLDLWKKFVQAGAEFNIEPIGLGARDSLRLEMKYALYGNDIDQTTNPWEANLGWIIKLEKGNFIGRDALIDIKTKGIGRKLICFKLAERGFPRHNYPIVIGADEIGVVTSGTHSPSLDMGVGMGYVKKEFAKIGTEIQIIIRNHPIKAIIEKPPLYKGGSHR
- a CDS encoding outer membrane lipoprotein-sorting protein, with amino-acid sequence MKSHRQIYIAVFIILCSVCVFAVEHDVEDIIAKQDELYRSSSSYSVMEMQIVTPHWERTLELEAWSEGMDKTFIVINSPKKEKGTATLRIDNEMWNYLPKTDKIMKIPPSMMMSSWMGSDFTNDDLVKETTLEKDYDYKIIEPGDAVEGEVYVELIPKEDAPSVWGKIIFAVREGDYLPLWEKFYDEKGNLKRVMNFKDIRNIGGREIPTVMELLPQDEEKQSTIIKYIDVQFGIEFGDEVFSLRNLQKKR